cctgctccaccattcaataagatcatggctgatctgatcatggactcagctccacttccctgcccgctccccataaccctttactcccttatcgctcaaaaatctgtctatctctgccttaaatatattcgatgactcagcctggggcagagaattccacagatttacaaccctctgagaagaaattcctcctctgttttaaatgggtggctccttattctaagactacgtcccctagttttagtttcccttatgagtggaaacatcctctctacatccccctcattatctcttatgttttgataagatcacccctcattcttctgaattccaatgagtgtaggcccaacttactcccacctttcttcataagtcaaccccttgaaGAAAGATTAGAGGGGCATTGAGCAGAaatatattttcacccagagggtggtgggggtctggaactcaatgcttgaaagagtgatagaggccgaaatcctcatcacattttaaaagtacctggatatgcactcgagtgctgtgacctacagggctatggaccaagagatggaaagtgggattaggccggatagctctttgtcggccggcgcggacacaatgggccgaaatggcctccttccgtgctgtaaatttctgattctgtgATTTGCGTTTCACACAGTCGGGCCCTGACTCTCTGCATGCTGTGTTGAGGGTTGACATTTGGAGTCAGTAACTGGTCATTCACCTCCATTATCAATCTtactgcaagtttaaaaaaaaaaaaaatggcagttgTATTGAGTTTATAGCAACAGTCAAACTTCAAGGGAatcgactgtgaagcactttgggacctgATCAAAGTGATCTATAAATACAAATGCCTTGGGATAGGGCAGTGTGGGCTGTGGCAAATTCTGTCAGTTGAGTAGTTTatgtactcctgctcttaattcttgtgTTTTTTGTTGTGACCACatcaagaaacataagaattagaagtagGCCATATttcgtctcgaagcgctttacagccattgacgtacttttggagtatagtcacttgtaatgcgcggcagccaatttgcgcacagcaagctcccacaaacagcaatgtgataatgacccagataatctatttgttgatttgaaggataaatattggccagtacaccagggtgagctcttcttcaaaatatatcCACTGGAGGGAGCAGAGTCCACCTGATGGACACACAGTTCATCGCTCAGTCCTCAAGCAGAGTTATTTAAAGAACCTGCCCCACTCGCCAGTCTATGGCCCCTCCACCTCCCATCCAGTTGACTTCTGTAAGGAGGGTGGGGTAATTGACGTTGAAATCTCCTGAAGTTGGAATTTCCCCCCACTCCTAATTCCCGCACCAATCAGGAATCTGCTTCAATCCATCTGTGATCATTGGAAAATGTGTGACTTTGGGAAGAGATCAGTTGGCGGAGCCAAtgggagagggaggtgaggaggggtCACGACACCCCCACCCCAATCGGCCAAGCCTATTGAGTTAAGGGTCATGAACCCCCCCCCCCTGGCAAGTGTCATTAAACCTAACTTTGCCACTGGGGAAGAGGGGTCAGGGTAGGTCATGGCCCCCAACCCCAGTCACCCAAGCCTAATGGGAGGGTTCATGACCACACAGCCAAACCTTGTtctaccaagtcactgaatatatttaagaggaagataaATTTCTAGAcacaagacatcaaggggtatggggaaaaagcaggaatatggtgttgagatagaggatcagccatgatcatattgaatggcggtgcaggctcgaagggccgaatggcctgctcctgttttctatgtttctaccactggGAGAAATTATTTTTCAGCTGTCTGGAATCCTATGCTAAACCTTTTTGCTAGGGTTTTGCGTCTAGTGACTTGTACTCCCAGTCTCCTCCACCTCCCGTGTTCAGGATCTTGGCTTACAATTTCGCTAACAGAAATCTGCCgcttttacccggtctggccgatacgtgactccagacccatagcaatgtgattgactcttaactgccctctgaagtggcctagcaagcctctCCATTGTatcaaactgcagcggttcaagaaggtggctcaccaccaccttctctagggcaattagggatgggcaataaatgccagctttgtcAGTGATGCCAACAATGAATTTTTAAAACATTGGCAGTCCTATGGAAACTCCAGTCCCCCATTTCCCAGTCCAACTCCAAccccagttttttttttacaaaatgtaCTACATTCCCATTTATTCCAGGAGTgcactccaggtgttggggagatGCCGGGATCCTTCGTGCCAACCCTCACTGCCATCACCACCAGCCAGGACCTGCAGTGGATGGTACAGCCGACTGTCATCTCCTCGGTGGCGCAGTCCCAGTCTCAGGCTCAGCTTCCGCCCCTGCCCCAACCCACCATGGACCCCTACAATCTCCCCGGGACCAGCTATTCCACCCCAGGCATGTGCTCCTACAGCAGCGCCGAGCCGCCAAAACCCACCCGAGCCAGCCGCTCTCGGAGGGCACGTGATGAAACGGTGAGTCTGTGAAGAGCTCGtggcatgtgtgtatgtgtatgtgtatgtgtatatacacAGCTGGACTGCGACAACCACTCTAGCCAAAGCCAATGGTCAATCACGCCAGCTCAAAGTCACTTGCAGTTGTTAAAGGTTTTTTTATTAAAGCATTTTTTGGGGAAAATTAATATTGGTGCTGGGAATGGCTCGGGGCAGATTGTCGATTAGGTCAAATACGGCACAGGGTTAGATagtgtaaagcaccctctacactgtcccaccaaacactcccagggcaggtacaacacggggttggcttagagtaaagctccctctacactgtcccaccaaacactaccagggcaggtacaacactgggttagatacagagtaaagctccctctacactgtcccatcaaacactcccagggcaaatacagcacggggttagatacagagtaaaactccctctacactgtcccattaaacactcccagggcagatacagcacggagttagatggagtaaagctccctctacactgtcccatcactggagaaGATTTTGATCTTGTGGGTTTGGGATGGAAGGGGAGTGTGATGGTGCCTTGGAGTGAGGATGTGGAGGGTTATGGTTAGGAGTTGGTGGATTGGGAAGCAGCAGTGTGGGTGAAAGTGTCAGCAGAGGCTGAGTGACTGACGGGATGcgttttgttacagctcacagtggaagaggaggagaagcGCCGCGTTCGCAGGGAGAGAAACAAGCTGGCAGCCGCCAAGTGCCGGAACCGTCGCCGGGAGCTGACTGACCGCCTGCAGACTGTAAGCACACTCCGGGgtgggcgtgtggggggggggggggggggagggagggggcgggggcgtggTTAACCTAGCGTGGAATACCTCCCTGAGAAAGGAGCGTTCCCGGGAGAGAGATTGTGTGGGGCCACGGGTCAGGGGTAAGGGGTGCACGGGAAAggctgtggggaggggtgggtcggAATGTAAGGGTctcttgagggggggggggggcgcaagagTAAGGGCGTGTCGAGTAATCAATGCAGTCTGAGTAGTTTtgttggggttgggggtaatttgtGCGCACTGTATTGATCCAGCTGTGTACCACCGCTCAGCCGGGGGCCAGTCTGTCCCCAGGGGGTGGGTAGAGGGGGACCAGGCGGTGGACTGATGTCAATAGGAGGGCTCCTCTCCGCTCTGTCTTTttatcaccccccctctctcttctccctcttctcctcctTCTCTCACTCCCTACTCCTCCTTCTTTCACTCTCCTCCGCCTTCTCTCATCTCTCCTCCCCTCTTAATTCTCCTCCTcccatttctctttttttttcttccccccctctcctcctcctcctctccccccacccgagTACACGTGCTCCCCTCCTGTACTAaacgcccctctctctcttcccctcctctctcgctcgctcgctctctatctctcttcacccccctctctctctctctctctctctctcccccccttccccctctctccctcccctctctctctctctctctctctctctctccatcccctctctctttccctctcccccacctACATGCACCCCTCCTGTACtaaacgtctctctctctctctccaccccccccctctcctcctccccacccccccccccctctctctctctctctctctctctctcctccctcctcctcctccaccctctctctctctctctctctctctccaccccatcctccctccctctctctctctctctctctctctctcctcccccccccccctccatcctctctctctctctctctctccctctcccccacccacatgCACACCTCCTGTACTaaacgccgctctctctctcttcccccccccgcccccctttgtTCGTTGGCAGGAGACGGaccagctggaggaggagaaggccGAGCTGCAGACGCAGATCGCCGAGCTGCACAAGGAGAAGGAGCGGCTGGAGTTTGTGCTGGTGGCCCACAAGCCGGCCTGCAA
This Pristiophorus japonicus isolate sPriJap1 unplaced genomic scaffold, sPriJap1.hap1 HAP1_SCAFFOLD_999, whole genome shotgun sequence DNA region includes the following protein-coding sequences:
- the LOC139259398 gene encoding protein FosB-like isoform X2, whose protein sequence is MYQGFSGDFDSTSHCSSSPSEPQYLSSVDSFSQSVGSPTTAAQECTPGVGEMPGSFVPTLTAITTSQDLQWMVQPTVISSVAQSQSQAQLPPLPQPTMDPYNLPGTSYSTPGMCSYSSAEPPKPTRASRSRRARDETLTVEEEEKRRVRRERNKLAAAKCRNRRRELTDRLQTETDQLEEEKAELQTQIAELHKEKERLEFVLVAHKPACKLPYAERLSPQPSAATVEREGTAASSTSGTAAATNPRTL
- the LOC139259398 gene encoding protein FosB-like isoform X1, yielding MYQGFSGDFDSTSHCSSSPSEPQYLSSVDSFSQSVGSPTTAAQECTPGVGEMPGSFVPTLTAITTSQDLQWMVQPTVISSVAQSQSQAQLPPLPQPTMDPYNLPGTSYSTPGMCSYSSAEPPKPTRASRSRRARDETLTVEEEEKRRVRRERNKLAAAKCRNRRRELTDRLQTETDQLEEEKAELQTQIAELHKEKERLEFVLVAHKPACKLPYAERLSPQPSAATVEVSSLAMASALDGKAPPFNGSFQLPAEVPLASSFYPHCEPLHTPYLNASPQASYTSSFVFTYPEGRNCGLVHQRNSSSDQSSDSLNSPSLLAL